A single region of the Variovorax paradoxus genome encodes:
- a CDS encoding DUF3540 domain-containing protein, giving the protein MTVVSLHKASKLTAPVHFQGVVAALLPDGRVTVGDEQGDVWVCRRAASCLLKPASGDTVLVSGPDSARAYLIAVIEQADASSSCIEAAGDVTFASAGSGRVTIASASELRLRADKRFVLKAEEGECDIGELRLVTRAVQAAAGSVRLVGKVFETVADRIVQMARQTLRLTDEVDQVRAGHMDYKASETVRIHGHHTMVTGQELVKVDAAQIHMG; this is encoded by the coding sequence ATGACAGTCGTTTCACTGCACAAGGCCTCGAAGCTGACGGCTCCGGTTCACTTCCAGGGGGTGGTCGCCGCATTGCTGCCGGATGGACGTGTCACCGTCGGCGACGAGCAGGGTGATGTCTGGGTCTGCCGGCGCGCGGCGAGCTGCCTGCTCAAACCGGCCAGCGGCGATACCGTGTTGGTGTCCGGTCCCGACAGCGCACGAGCCTACCTGATTGCCGTGATCGAGCAGGCCGATGCGTCGTCAAGCTGCATCGAGGCGGCGGGCGACGTCACCTTTGCGTCTGCCGGCAGCGGCCGGGTGACCATCGCGAGTGCCTCGGAGCTCAGGCTTCGCGCGGACAAGCGCTTCGTACTCAAGGCAGAAGAGGGCGAGTGCGACATCGGTGAACTGCGGCTGGTGACGCGCGCCGTGCAGGCCGCCGCCGGAAGCGTCCGGCTGGTCGGCAAGGTGTTCGAGACCGTGGCCGATCGCATCGTGCAGATGGCGCGCCAGACGCTGCGCCTGACGGATGAAGTCGACCAGGTGCGTGCCGGCCACATGGACTACAAGGCAAGCGAGACGGTGCGCATTCATGGCCACCACACGATGGTCACCGGCCAGGAGCTGGTGAAGGTGGACGCGGCTCAGATCCACATGGGCTAG
- the tssH gene encoding type VI secretion system ATPase TssH: MTDIRRVSLFSKLNPMLYKALETATAFAKLRGNAYVELVHWLHQILQLQDSDLLRIVKRAGLNIDAVEQDLVRALDRLPHGATSISDISEHVDNAVERAWVYASLRFEATSIRGAYLLAGIVKTPGLRQVLSGISREFDKIVPDVLIAQLPAWTEGSPEDDFDAAPQGQGGGHAAHAAAHQGDGAAAGGSALAKYASDLTVKARAGELDPVYGRDDEIRQIIDILMRRRQNNPLLTGEAGVGKTAVVEGLASRLAAGDVPPSLKDVSLWVLDPTLLQAGAGVKGEFEQRLRQVIDEVEKSPKPIVLFVDEVHTLVGAGGTAGTGDAANLLKPALARGRLRTIGATTWSEYKKYIEKDPALTRRFQTIQVHEPTEPKAVVMLRGISAELEKHHGVLILDAALEAAVSLSHRYIPARQLPDKAVSLLDTACARVALSQHALPAAIEDLQRRIEVLGIERGIAQREAAIGVGEAKRVDDIAAEVAAAQAELDLLEKRRVEEATLVERIVALRKQLSPAAVPVQAELVSEDVEGEDAEASAQVEAALSEPERAPEEIRAELNQAQDKLAQLQGESPLILAAVDAQAIATVVADWTGIPIGRMVRDDAQSVLRLGEILSARVVAQPDALETISRRIRTARARLDNPNKPVGVFLLCGPSGVGKTETALALSEALYGGEQNLVTINMSEFQESHTVSTLKGAPPGYVGYGEGGVLTEAVRRRPYSVVLLDEIEKAHTDVHEIFFQVFDKGWMEDGEGRHIDFRNTVIIMTSNVGTDLVMQLCEDPTLRPDPEPLAAALREPLLKVFAPALLGRLVVVPYYPLHADALHRIIRLQLDRIAARLDANHGIALHYDDSAVELVARRCTAIESGGRMIDAILTHTILPRLSEEVIGATVSARKLAKVRLSAANDDFHYEFSER; encoded by the coding sequence ATGACCGATATTCGCCGCGTCTCTCTTTTTTCCAAACTGAACCCGATGCTCTACAAGGCATTGGAGACCGCTACTGCGTTTGCCAAGCTGCGCGGCAATGCCTATGTAGAGCTGGTGCATTGGCTGCACCAGATACTGCAGCTGCAAGACAGCGATCTGCTGCGCATTGTCAAGCGCGCGGGCCTCAATATCGACGCGGTCGAGCAAGACCTGGTGCGCGCGCTCGACCGCCTGCCGCACGGCGCCACGTCGATCAGCGACATCTCCGAGCATGTCGACAACGCGGTGGAGCGTGCCTGGGTGTATGCCAGCCTTCGCTTCGAGGCCACTTCGATCCGCGGTGCCTACCTGCTCGCGGGCATCGTGAAGACGCCGGGGCTGCGGCAGGTGCTGTCGGGCATTTCGCGCGAGTTCGACAAGATCGTGCCCGACGTGCTCATTGCCCAGCTCCCCGCATGGACCGAAGGTTCGCCCGAAGACGATTTCGACGCCGCACCGCAAGGGCAGGGTGGCGGTCACGCGGCCCACGCGGCGGCTCACCAGGGCGACGGTGCGGCGGCCGGCGGCTCCGCGCTGGCCAAGTATGCAAGCGACCTGACGGTGAAGGCCCGCGCGGGCGAGCTCGATCCGGTCTATGGCCGCGACGACGAGATCCGCCAGATCATCGACATCCTCATGCGCCGGCGCCAGAACAACCCGCTGCTCACCGGCGAGGCCGGCGTGGGCAAGACAGCCGTCGTTGAAGGACTCGCTTCGCGGCTTGCGGCGGGCGATGTGCCGCCTTCGCTCAAGGACGTGTCGCTGTGGGTACTCGACCCCACGCTGCTGCAGGCCGGCGCGGGTGTGAAGGGCGAGTTCGAACAACGCCTGCGCCAGGTGATCGATGAGGTCGAGAAGAGCCCCAAGCCTATCGTGCTGTTCGTCGACGAAGTGCACACGCTGGTCGGTGCGGGCGGCACCGCCGGCACCGGCGACGCGGCCAACCTGCTGAAGCCGGCGCTCGCGCGCGGTCGGCTACGCACCATCGGCGCTACCACCTGGTCGGAATACAAGAAGTACATCGAAAAAGACCCAGCCCTCACGCGGCGTTTCCAGACCATTCAGGTGCATGAGCCTACCGAGCCCAAGGCCGTGGTCATGCTGCGCGGCATTTCGGCCGAACTCGAAAAGCACCACGGCGTGCTCATTCTCGATGCCGCGCTCGAAGCGGCCGTGAGCCTGTCGCACCGCTACATTCCCGCACGCCAACTGCCTGACAAGGCGGTGAGCCTGCTCGACACCGCGTGCGCGCGCGTGGCGTTGAGCCAGCATGCGCTGCCCGCCGCCATCGAAGACCTGCAACGCCGCATCGAGGTACTGGGCATCGAGCGGGGCATTGCGCAGCGCGAAGCCGCCATTGGTGTCGGCGAGGCGAAGCGCGTCGACGATATCGCGGCCGAAGTGGCCGCCGCGCAGGCGGAACTCGACTTGCTGGAAAAGCGGCGCGTGGAAGAAGCGACGCTGGTCGAGCGCATCGTCGCGCTGCGCAAGCAGTTGTCGCCCGCCGCCGTTCCCGTGCAGGCCGAGCTTGTGTCGGAGGACGTGGAGGGCGAAGACGCCGAGGCATCGGCGCAGGTCGAAGCCGCGCTGTCCGAGCCCGAGCGAGCACCCGAAGAGATTCGCGCCGAACTCAACCAGGCGCAAGACAAGCTCGCCCAGCTGCAGGGCGAATCGCCGCTCATCCTGGCTGCAGTCGATGCGCAGGCCATTGCCACAGTGGTGGCCGACTGGACCGGCATCCCCATCGGCCGCATGGTGCGCGACGACGCGCAATCGGTGCTGCGCCTGGGCGAGATTCTTTCGGCCCGCGTGGTGGCGCAGCCCGATGCCCTCGAAACCATTTCGCGCCGCATCCGCACCGCGCGTGCGCGGCTCGACAACCCGAACAAGCCGGTCGGCGTGTTCCTGCTTTGCGGCCCCTCTGGCGTTGGCAAGACCGAGACCGCGTTGGCGCTGTCGGAGGCACTCTACGGCGGCGAGCAGAACCTTGTCACCATCAACATGAGCGAGTTCCAGGAGTCGCACACCGTCTCCACGCTCAAGGGCGCGCCGCCAGGCTACGTGGGTTATGGCGAAGGCGGCGTGCTGACCGAAGCCGTGCGCCGCCGGCCTTACAGCGTGGTGCTGCTCGACGAGATCGAGAAGGCGCACACCGACGTGCACGAGATCTTCTTCCAGGTGTTCGACAAAGGCTGGATGGAAGACGGCGAGGGCCGGCACATCGACTTTCGCAACACCGTGATCATCATGACCTCCAACGTCGGCACCGACTTGGTCATGCAGCTGTGCGAAGACCCGACCCTGCGCCCCGACCCCGAGCCGCTGGCGGCCGCGCTGCGGGAACCCTTGCTCAAGGTGTTTGCACCGGCGCTGCTCGGGCGGCTGGTTGTGGTGCCGTATTACCCGCTGCACGCCGATGCGCTGCATCGCATCATCCGCCTTCAGCTCGACCGCATTGCCGCTCGCCTTGACGCGAACCACGGCATTGCGCTGCATTACGACGACAGCGCCGTCGAACTGGTGGCGCGCCGCTGCACTGCGATCGAGTCGGGGGGGCGAATGATCGACGCGATCCTCACGCACACCATTCTTCCGCGGCTGAGCGAAGAAGTCATTGGTGCCACGGTCAGCGCGCGCAAGCTCGCAAAGGTGCGGCTGAGCGCGGCGAACGACGACTTTCACTACGAATTTTCTGAACGCTGA
- a CDS encoding DUF2169 family type VI secretion system accessory protein, with protein MKTIKPFRLSILTRPFRRQRQDHLGVSVFAMASLAPEPLLMPDQDLWKLAADEIGPGNVLDLGVPKIEPEWLVSGYAYTAHQDDKTLCAAQAVFHGKAKSLLVSGDRYWLDGRATHPQPFERLRLDWAHAYGGPSESENPEGIGSFDETVNGVHTRRLPNVELPGARQEAPGRRIVPAGFGAVPPDRPQRLSLMGRAYDQQWLQHEYPGFAEDMDWRYFNAAPPDQRLPGQRELPPGAAYELWNMHPRQPVMRGQLPDWHARCFASFQKDGGALSEISLRLSTAWFFPHAERVILIWHGASPIAEDDAADVKHIMPALELRGQPRPLAHYQQVLQQRIDPAKAVLVLRDSDLVPKAIMGPWAGDQMPDIASLPLVRNLHAGRQREHERLRTRLLAQGLDPEQHLPPLAEPDLQPPASVDDLPDFAEKADRALEQMREAALARNAESRAQAVAHGMPAAVQPEIDIPPLSQMDPHKLSGEIKASIDKAMAEVASRTGKPVQRRFDPDRLLRDLARLEEDAARERRTPLTADETAESARLREQAGRSARMGHLYGAHLFEPAPPASSLRSRRLRRRLEAAVGGERRFAGMSFAGANLSGLDLRGADFTEANLEDVDFSDARLDGCNFTRAVLARTRLVRASLTDARLDEANLGGAQCEGVNFTGASFVQTRCSKTIFRSCVLAKAVFNQADLFESEWVRCDARGSHWEQMAMTKLALEDMAFDNATFKQVSWIECSFKGTSFVRAALNACAFVTVDAQEGVDFTEASLVTCSFVHGCSLVQAVFCAASLRQCGLRGALLVGADLAKARLEGCDFSECDLRRARLEELHAGESLFIRADLREASLRGANLIDANLSKADLRFASLQDANLFRADVSQAAIDGSTTFIGAYTQGAKTLPARRTEPVR; from the coding sequence ATGAAGACCATCAAGCCCTTTCGCCTGAGCATCCTCACGCGGCCCTTCCGGCGGCAGCGGCAAGACCACCTGGGCGTCTCGGTCTTCGCGATGGCCAGCCTGGCGCCTGAGCCCTTGCTGATGCCCGACCAGGATCTCTGGAAGCTGGCAGCCGACGAGATCGGGCCCGGCAACGTGCTGGACCTGGGCGTGCCCAAGATCGAGCCGGAGTGGCTGGTCAGCGGCTATGCGTATACGGCGCATCAGGACGACAAGACACTGTGCGCGGCCCAGGCCGTCTTCCATGGCAAGGCCAAGTCATTGCTTGTGAGCGGTGATCGCTACTGGCTTGACGGCCGCGCTACGCATCCCCAGCCTTTCGAGCGCCTGAGGCTGGATTGGGCACATGCCTATGGCGGCCCGAGCGAGTCCGAAAACCCGGAAGGCATCGGCAGCTTCGATGAAACGGTCAACGGCGTGCATACGCGCCGGCTTCCCAATGTCGAGTTGCCCGGCGCGCGTCAGGAGGCACCCGGGCGGCGCATCGTGCCTGCGGGTTTCGGCGCCGTACCCCCCGATCGGCCGCAGCGGCTCTCGCTGATGGGGCGCGCCTACGACCAGCAGTGGCTGCAGCACGAGTATCCAGGCTTCGCCGAGGACATGGACTGGCGCTACTTCAATGCCGCGCCTCCCGACCAGCGCCTGCCCGGCCAGCGCGAATTGCCGCCGGGCGCCGCCTACGAGCTGTGGAACATGCACCCCCGGCAGCCGGTGATGCGCGGCCAGCTACCCGATTGGCATGCGCGCTGCTTCGCCAGCTTTCAGAAAGACGGTGGCGCGCTGTCGGAGATTTCGCTGCGCCTGAGCACGGCCTGGTTTTTTCCGCACGCGGAGCGCGTCATCCTGATCTGGCACGGTGCATCGCCCATCGCAGAGGACGACGCGGCCGACGTCAAGCACATCATGCCCGCGCTCGAGCTGCGCGGGCAGCCGCGGCCGCTCGCCCATTACCAACAGGTGCTGCAGCAGCGCATCGATCCAGCCAAGGCGGTGCTGGTCCTGCGCGACAGCGACCTGGTCCCCAAGGCGATCATGGGACCGTGGGCGGGCGACCAGATGCCCGATATCGCCTCGCTTCCGCTGGTGCGTAACCTGCACGCAGGCCGGCAGCGCGAGCACGAACGCCTGCGTACCCGCCTGCTGGCGCAGGGCCTGGATCCCGAACAGCATCTGCCGCCCCTGGCCGAACCGGATTTGCAGCCGCCCGCCTCCGTGGACGATCTGCCCGACTTTGCCGAGAAGGCCGATCGAGCCCTCGAGCAAATGCGCGAGGCGGCCCTTGCCCGCAACGCCGAAAGCCGGGCTCAGGCCGTCGCACACGGGATGCCCGCTGCGGTTCAACCCGAGATCGATATCCCGCCGCTGTCGCAGATGGATCCGCACAAGCTGTCCGGCGAGATCAAGGCGAGCATCGACAAGGCCATGGCGGAGGTGGCGTCGCGGACCGGCAAGCCTGTGCAGCGCCGATTCGACCCGGACCGCCTGCTGCGTGACCTCGCGCGCCTCGAGGAAGACGCAGCGCGCGAGCGCCGAACACCCCTCACAGCCGACGAGACCGCCGAAAGCGCGCGGCTGCGCGAGCAGGCCGGGCGCAGCGCGCGCATGGGGCACCTGTACGGCGCACACCTGTTCGAGCCGGCGCCACCGGCCAGCAGCCTGCGCTCCAGGCGGCTGCGTCGGCGTCTTGAGGCCGCAGTCGGTGGCGAGCGTCGTTTCGCAGGCATGAGCTTCGCTGGTGCCAATCTCTCGGGCCTGGATCTGCGCGGTGCCGACTTCACGGAAGCGAACCTCGAAGACGTCGACTTCAGCGACGCGCGGCTCGATGGCTGCAACTTCACGCGCGCGGTGCTTGCGCGGACGCGGCTTGTCCGGGCTTCGCTCACCGATGCGCGGCTGGACGAGGCCAATCTGGGTGGCGCGCAATGCGAAGGCGTGAACTTCACGGGTGCGAGCTTCGTGCAGACGCGTTGCAGTAAAACTATTTTTCGTTCCTGCGTGCTGGCGAAGGCCGTGTTCAACCAAGCCGATCTGTTCGAAAGCGAATGGGTGCGCTGCGATGCGCGCGGCTCGCACTGGGAACAAATGGCGATGACCAAGCTGGCACTGGAAGACATGGCTTTCGACAACGCCACGTTCAAGCAGGTGAGCTGGATCGAGTGCAGCTTCAAGGGGACATCCTTCGTACGCGCCGCGCTGAACGCCTGTGCTTTCGTCACCGTCGATGCGCAGGAGGGAGTCGACTTCACGGAGGCCAGCCTCGTCACCTGTTCCTTCGTCCATGGCTGCAGCCTGGTGCAGGCCGTGTTCTGCGCCGCTTCGCTCAGGCAGTGCGGCCTGCGCGGCGCCCTATTGGTTGGCGCCGACCTCGCGAAGGCACGCCTTGAAGGCTGCGACTTCTCCGAGTGCGACCTGCGGCGCGCGCGGCTGGAGGAATTGCACGCCGGCGAGAGCCTGTTCATTCGCGCGGACTTGCGCGAAGCCTCGTTGCGCGGTGCCAACCTCATCGACGCCAATCTCTCCAAAGCCGACTTGCGCTTTGCCAGCCTGCAGGATGCCAATTTGTTTCGCGCCGACGTGTCACAGGCCGCCATCGACGGCTCGACCACCTTCATCGGCGCCTACACCCAGGGAGCCAAGACCTTGCCCGCACGAAGGACTGAGCCGGTCCGATGA
- a CDS encoding type VI secretion system Vgr family protein encodes MATRIVKAHTPLAEDQLIFRSMHGTEGLSQLFEFEVDLLSPSVSLDMKSVLGKPLSLEIQTVGEPRFLNGQIVRFTMVGRESSTSRYVVYRATVRPWLWYLTRTSDCKIFQNKSVVDILEEVFADYNFAFEKKLSGTYRQWEYCVQYQETDFAFVSRLMEHEGIYYYFKHEKDQHTLVLADDIGAHETLPGYSKISYLAADRDPDPFQEVIDQWQVTEEIRPGTYVVDDYDFKKSKADLMGMRSQPRGNPHDTYEIYEWLGGFSEAEQGEHYSRIRLEEAQSQAERDIGHSSVRAMAPGYRFTMQNCPRQDDNREYLIVSVAYALREGGYESGAADSHYSFSFAVQPTSYPFRPPRVTPMTRTNGPQTATVVGKAGQEYWVDQYGRVKVQFRWDRYGKSDENSSCWVRVSSAWAGSNYGAVNHPRKGQEVIVDFIGGHPDRPIIIGRVYNSDQMPPLELPAKVTVSGFVSRSQDGTPANANEFILDDAPGSELVRIHAEKNYELDVEADETDTVAGKRTATIEGADNYTTNTSLDETVNGPHTLTVNKGAPQKITVNGGDQFIKVDGGNQQVDVIGNQTIHVTGKRKDTVDSGEERIIGTSLKEDIDGPQTTKVVGLYTEETKGKKVTVDGDEDYLVKGAQKVHANTSLNATTDGPMNLESTAADITVKSPTKIVLDAPHVEDKSAKKVTFTDWGIAFKGFNMGINGMTVSINGVAVFANVAVISVAAQNLGFNAYSITGAINKFDVYSASGAVGLFTTTQTVFTADNKATKIDLSQIKVNPRGITVYL; translated from the coding sequence ATGGCCACCCGAATCGTCAAAGCCCACACGCCGCTGGCGGAAGACCAGCTGATCTTCCGCTCGATGCATGGCACCGAGGGACTGTCGCAGCTGTTCGAGTTCGAGGTGGACCTGTTGAGCCCAAGCGTGTCGCTCGACATGAAGTCGGTGCTGGGCAAGCCGCTCTCGCTTGAAATACAGACGGTCGGCGAACCGCGTTTTCTCAACGGGCAGATCGTGCGCTTCACCATGGTCGGCAGGGAGAGCAGCACTTCGCGCTATGTGGTGTACCGCGCCACCGTGCGGCCCTGGCTCTGGTACCTGACGCGCACCAGCGACTGCAAGATCTTCCAGAACAAGTCGGTCGTCGACATCCTCGAGGAAGTGTTTGCCGACTACAACTTCGCGTTCGAGAAGAAGCTCAGCGGAACCTACCGGCAGTGGGAGTACTGCGTGCAGTACCAGGAGACCGACTTCGCCTTCGTGAGCCGTCTCATGGAGCACGAGGGCATCTACTACTACTTCAAGCACGAGAAGGACCAGCACACGCTGGTGCTTGCCGACGATATCGGCGCGCACGAAACCCTGCCGGGTTATTCCAAGATCAGCTATCTCGCAGCCGACCGCGACCCGGACCCCTTCCAGGAGGTGATCGACCAATGGCAGGTAACCGAGGAAATCCGCCCCGGCACCTATGTGGTGGACGACTACGACTTCAAGAAGTCGAAAGCCGACCTGATGGGCATGCGCAGCCAGCCGCGCGGTAATCCGCACGACACCTACGAGATCTACGAATGGCTCGGCGGTTTCAGCGAGGCCGAGCAGGGCGAGCATTACTCGCGCATCAGGCTTGAAGAGGCGCAGTCGCAGGCCGAGCGGGACATTGGCCACAGCAGCGTGCGCGCAATGGCGCCTGGCTACCGCTTCACGATGCAGAACTGCCCGCGGCAGGACGACAACCGCGAATACCTGATCGTCTCCGTGGCCTATGCATTGCGCGAAGGCGGCTACGAGAGCGGCGCCGCCGACAGCCATTACAGCTTCAGCTTTGCGGTGCAGCCGACCTCGTACCCGTTCCGCCCGCCGCGCGTAACGCCGATGACCCGCACCAACGGGCCGCAGACCGCCACCGTGGTGGGCAAGGCCGGCCAGGAGTATTGGGTCGATCAATACGGCCGCGTGAAGGTGCAGTTTCGCTGGGACCGCTATGGCAAGAGCGACGAGAACAGCTCCTGCTGGGTGCGCGTTTCCAGTGCCTGGGCCGGCTCGAACTACGGCGCCGTGAACCACCCGCGCAAGGGGCAGGAGGTGATCGTCGACTTCATCGGCGGCCACCCTGACCGTCCGATCATCATCGGCCGCGTCTACAACTCGGACCAGATGCCGCCGCTCGAGTTGCCCGCGAAGGTCACGGTGAGCGGATTCGTGAGCCGCAGCCAGGACGGCACGCCCGCGAATGCCAATGAGTTCATCCTGGACGACGCACCGGGCTCCGAGCTGGTGCGGATTCACGCCGAGAAGAATTACGAGCTCGACGTGGAAGCCGACGAAACCGATACGGTCGCAGGCAAGAGAACCGCGACCATCGAAGGCGCGGACAACTACACCACCAACACCTCCCTGGACGAGACGGTCAACGGGCCGCACACGCTGACGGTCAACAAGGGGGCGCCGCAGAAGATCACTGTCAACGGCGGCGACCAGTTCATCAAGGTGGATGGCGGCAACCAGCAGGTCGATGTCATCGGGAATCAGACCATCCATGTCACCGGCAAGCGCAAGGACACCGTAGACAGCGGTGAAGAGCGAATCATCGGTACGTCGCTCAAGGAAGACATCGATGGCCCGCAGACCACCAAGGTGGTCGGCCTGTACACCGAAGAAACCAAAGGGAAGAAGGTGACGGTCGACGGCGACGAGGACTATCTCGTCAAGGGGGCGCAAAAGGTGCATGCGAACACGTCGTTGAACGCGACGACGGATGGCCCCATGAACCTGGAAAGCACCGCTGCGGACATCACGGTCAAGTCACCGACCAAGATCGTCCTGGATGCACCTCACGTGGAGGACAAGTCGGCAAAGAAGGTCACGTTCACGGACTGGGGCATTGCCTTCAAGGGCTTCAACATGGGGATCAACGGGATGACCGTGAGCATCAACGGGGTCGCCGTCTTCGCCAATGTGGCGGTGATCAGCGTCGCCGCCCAGAACCTGGGCTTCAACGCCTACTCGATCACAGGCGCCATCAACAAGTTCGACGTGTATTCCGCCAGCGGTGCGGTCGGCCTCTTTACCACCACCCAGACGGTTTTCACGGCGGACAACAAGGCGACAAAAATCGACTTGTCCCAGATCAAGGTGAACCCCAGGGGCATCACCGTGTATCTCTGA
- a CDS encoding DUF4150 domain-containing protein: protein MFANCQLMGMDMAFPDVCKTPVPIPYPNMALGPMAVPNAWNILFMAMPAHNMATTTPITLGDQPGVLGGVVSQTFMQQSRHVTGAFTVLLKGTPATRVTSITVQNRCNMVGMRIVPSQFKVLMLAP, encoded by the coding sequence ATGTTTGCCAATTGCCAGCTCATGGGAATGGACATGGCGTTCCCCGACGTCTGCAAGACGCCGGTGCCCATTCCATACCCGAACATGGCCCTGGGGCCAATGGCTGTTCCGAATGCCTGGAACATCCTCTTCATGGCGATGCCTGCGCACAACATGGCGACGACCACGCCCATCACCCTGGGGGATCAGCCCGGGGTACTGGGCGGCGTTGTGTCGCAGACGTTCATGCAGCAATCGCGTCATGTGACAGGCGCGTTCACCGTGCTTCTCAAGGGTACGCCGGCCACGCGGGTCACCAGCATCACGGTGCAGAACCGCTGCAACATGGTGGGCATGCGCATCGTGCCGAGCCAGTTCAAGGTGCTGATGCTGGCACCCTGA
- a CDS encoding PP2C family protein-serine/threonine phosphatase has protein sequence MLETTPRAFAVPISTSQFSCVGERSGNQDAIGYHLDEYNACFVVSDGVGGNAGGELAARIAVDTALNTFVDNPSVEKEDIQHAVKAANDAILAKQRELADQSRMSATIVSLFVDRTSGQACWAHVGDSRLYWFRRGALMQRTEDHSLSERSGEAALGNGANGGERLVKTNLLYRALGARATAETTVSTPQRLADGDAFLLCTDGLWQLISQQVMERSLQLADSAEEWLALLRRAAEAKADESRDNYSALAVWVGFPQQVTLAGTARPA, from the coding sequence GTGCTTGAAACCACCCCTCGTGCTTTCGCGGTCCCCATTTCCACCTCGCAGTTCTCCTGCGTGGGCGAACGCAGCGGCAACCAGGACGCCATCGGCTACCACCTCGACGAATACAACGCCTGCTTCGTCGTGAGCGACGGCGTGGGCGGCAACGCGGGCGGCGAGCTGGCCGCGCGCATTGCGGTCGACACCGCGCTCAACACCTTCGTCGACAACCCGTCGGTCGAAAAAGAAGACATCCAGCATGCGGTGAAGGCCGCCAACGACGCCATTCTTGCCAAGCAGCGAGAGCTCGCCGACCAGAGCAGGATGAGCGCGACCATCGTCTCGCTCTTCGTCGACCGCACCAGCGGCCAGGCCTGCTGGGCCCACGTGGGCGACAGCCGCCTCTACTGGTTTCGCCGCGGCGCGCTGATGCAGCGCACCGAAGACCACAGCCTGTCGGAGCGCTCCGGCGAAGCGGCCCTCGGCAACGGAGCCAACGGCGGCGAGCGGCTGGTGAAGACCAACCTGCTGTACCGCGCGCTGGGCGCAAGAGCCACAGCCGAAACCACTGTGTCAACGCCGCAGCGGCTCGCCGATGGCGATGCATTTTTGCTGTGCACCGACGGCCTGTGGCAGCTTATTTCGCAGCAAGTGATGGAACGCTCGCTGCAGCTCGCCGACAGCGCCGAAGAGTGGCTCGCACTGCTGCGGCGCGCGGCAGAAGCCAAGGCCGACGAATCGCGCGACAACTACTCGGCACTTGCCGTGTGGGTGGGGTTTCCGCAGCAGGTGACGCTGGCGGGGACGGCGCGGCCCGCCTGA
- a CDS encoding pentapeptide repeat-containing protein, producing the protein MRVEELLDKIRHGEPVVKASLAGQDLSGVDLAGAQMEHVDLSRTNLRGASLDDSSLAQCNFDHADLSAASLRSVRVFRCRLESAQLGRAFMQDANFFESSLARADFGKAQMERVAFVRCELGHAVLKPAICDQIVITESRVDQLDCRGAQLLHLMFFRMDLRTVEFAQAQCDGSILMECNLEGQRLPHTAFLRCQFTDSAMAGVDFSGAVLTQSNFKGAVLTKANFSGVDAAQAMFPEADLREANCSDAIFDQSIWADAKLEGADFSRSRLPLSVFHRAQASGASFRDADLQDADFSYAQLHSADLRDARFLRTRFHRAARADARLSGSGGIIENDPELFKAQEIIPPR; encoded by the coding sequence ATGAGAGTCGAAGAACTTCTGGACAAGATTCGGCATGGCGAACCAGTGGTCAAGGCGAGTCTCGCGGGTCAGGACCTCAGCGGCGTCGACTTGGCGGGGGCACAGATGGAGCACGTCGACTTGAGTCGGACGAATCTGCGTGGCGCGAGCCTCGACGACAGTTCACTGGCGCAATGCAACTTCGATCACGCAGACCTGTCGGCGGCCAGCTTGAGAAGCGTGCGCGTGTTTCGGTGCCGGTTGGAGTCCGCGCAACTCGGCCGCGCGTTCATGCAGGACGCCAACTTCTTCGAGTCTTCGCTGGCTCGTGCGGATTTCGGGAAAGCGCAAATGGAGCGCGTGGCTTTTGTCAGATGCGAGCTCGGGCATGCTGTGTTGAAGCCGGCCATTTGCGATCAGATCGTCATCACCGAATCACGGGTCGATCAGCTCGATTGCCGCGGGGCACAGCTTTTGCACCTGATGTTCTTTCGCATGGATCTGCGCACGGTGGAGTTCGCCCAGGCCCAATGCGATGGTTCGATCCTGATGGAGTGCAATCTCGAAGGTCAGCGCTTGCCGCACACCGCCTTCTTGCGTTGCCAGTTCACCGACAGCGCGATGGCAGGTGTCGATTTCAGCGGCGCCGTGCTGACCCAGAGCAACTTCAAGGGCGCCGTGCTGACCAAGGCGAACTTCAGCGGAGTGGATGCCGCCCAGGCGATGTTCCCGGAGGCCGATCTGCGTGAAGCGAATTGCAGCGATGCCATCTTCGATCAGTCGATCTGGGCCGACGCCAAACTCGAAGGTGCCGATTTCAGCCGCTCGCGTCTGCCGCTGAGCGTGTTCCATCGTGCGCAGGCCAGTGGTGCCAGCTTTCGCGACGCGGACCTGCAGGATGCTGATTTTTCCTACGCCCAACTTCATTCCGCGGACTTGCGCGATGCACGTTTTCTGCGCACCCGCTTTCATCGGGCCGCGCGCGCAGATGCGCGTTTATCGGGAAGCGGTGGGATCATCGAAAACGATCCGGAGCTGTTCAAGGCTCAAGAGATCATTCCGCCGCGCTGA